The proteins below are encoded in one region of Amycolatopsis acidiphila:
- a CDS encoding alginate lyase family protein: protein MGPGWYLRRLSRMGPQEIRGRAADVVRKRRWRRIADAPSEAAWLGQRDFTTALPPDALGTVPREAADAVIAAADRLFDGHAEYFGVSRDDMVGPDWSFDPKTGRRAPTDLYSFDIAYRSEDTVGDIKQIWEPSRHQHLTVLAAAYASTGEDHYAERVADHLKSWWAANPPLRGVHWVSGIELGIRLLSWVWTRRLLDGWAGAPGLFEDNPEALHQIWHHQRWLAAFPSRGSSANNHAIAEAAGQLAAACAFPWFPESMLWRTQATSSLDEHLARNTFESGLNRELATEYHGLVLELGLAAALEAEAAGTPVPESTWQLLLRMTDALASIVDDKSRPPRQGDADDGYGLIVDGAGADRWASLLATGAALFGRLDWWPVTPRPDVRTSLLAALAESPKVTVARPERRPSHFADAGLTILRDGEIWCRCDGGPHGFLSIAAHAHADALSVEVRHNGVDILADPGTFCYHGQPAWRSYFRSTLGHNTLQLDDRDQSASGGPFMWTRHAQTRVLTAGPETWSAEHDGYAPAVHRRWVQLAESELHIADEVVGPRRHRTRLAFHLGPAVSVELDGSTARLSWDGGTGVLQLPDQLNWSLHRGETEPPLGWYSPGFGRKEPATTLIGTGHARVLSTVLRFGGQEVRPL, encoded by the coding sequence ATGGGTCCCGGCTGGTATCTGCGACGGCTGTCCCGGATGGGACCGCAGGAGATCCGCGGCCGCGCCGCCGACGTCGTGCGCAAGCGGCGGTGGCGCCGCATCGCCGACGCCCCGAGCGAAGCGGCCTGGCTGGGCCAGCGCGACTTCACCACGGCACTGCCCCCGGACGCGCTCGGCACCGTGCCGCGCGAGGCCGCGGACGCGGTGATCGCGGCGGCCGACCGGCTGTTCGACGGGCACGCCGAGTACTTCGGCGTCAGCCGCGACGACATGGTCGGCCCGGACTGGTCGTTCGACCCGAAGACCGGCCGCCGCGCGCCGACCGACCTGTACTCCTTCGACATCGCCTACCGCAGCGAGGACACGGTCGGCGACATCAAGCAGATCTGGGAGCCCTCGCGGCACCAGCACCTCACCGTGCTCGCCGCCGCGTACGCGTCGACCGGCGAGGACCACTACGCCGAACGCGTCGCCGACCACCTGAAGTCGTGGTGGGCGGCCAACCCGCCGCTGCGCGGGGTGCACTGGGTCAGCGGGATCGAACTGGGCATCCGGCTGCTGTCCTGGGTGTGGACGCGCCGGCTGCTCGACGGCTGGGCCGGCGCGCCCGGGCTGTTCGAGGACAATCCCGAGGCCCTGCACCAGATCTGGCACCACCAGCGCTGGCTGGCCGCGTTTCCCAGCCGGGGCTCGTCGGCGAACAACCACGCGATCGCCGAGGCCGCCGGACAGCTCGCGGCCGCCTGCGCGTTCCCGTGGTTCCCCGAGTCGATGCTCTGGCGCACCCAGGCGACGAGCTCGCTCGACGAGCACCTGGCCCGCAACACCTTCGAGTCCGGGCTCAACCGCGAGCTGGCGACCGAGTACCACGGCCTCGTGCTGGAGCTGGGCCTGGCCGCGGCACTGGAGGCGGAGGCGGCGGGCACACCGGTGCCCGAGTCGACGTGGCAGCTGCTGCTGCGGATGACCGACGCGCTCGCGTCCATTGTGGACGACAAGTCGCGCCCGCCGAGGCAGGGGGATGCCGACGACGGGTACGGCCTGATCGTCGACGGCGCGGGAGCGGACCGCTGGGCCTCCCTGCTGGCGACCGGCGCCGCGTTGTTCGGCCGCCTGGACTGGTGGCCCGTAACGCCGCGGCCGGACGTCCGGACCAGCCTGCTCGCGGCGCTCGCGGAAAGCCCCAAGGTGACCGTGGCCCGGCCCGAGCGACGCCCGAGCCACTTCGCCGACGCCGGGCTCACCATCCTGCGCGACGGCGAGATCTGGTGCCGGTGCGACGGCGGCCCGCACGGGTTCCTGTCGATCGCCGCGCACGCCCACGCGGACGCGCTCTCGGTCGAGGTGCGGCACAACGGGGTCGACATCCTCGCCGATCCCGGCACCTTCTGCTACCACGGCCAGCCGGCGTGGCGCTCCTACTTCCGGTCCACCCTCGGGCACAACACCCTGCAGCTCGACGACCGGGACCAGTCCGCGTCGGGCGGGCCGTTCATGTGGACCCGGCACGCGCAGACCCGGGTGCTCACCGCGGGCCCGGAGACCTGGTCCGCCGAGCACGACGGTTACGCCCCCGCCGTGCACCGCCGGTGGGTGCAGCTCGCGGAGTCCGAGCTGCACATCGCCGACGAGGTGGTCGGCCCCCGGCGGCATCGCACGCGGCTCGCCTTCCACCTCGGCCCCGCCGTGTCGGTGGAGCTCGACGGAAGCACGGCGCGGCTGAGCTGGGACGGCGGAACCGGTGTGCTCCAGCTGCCGGACCAGCTGAACTGGTCGCTGCACCGCGGCGAAACCGAGCCACCGCTGGGCTGGTACTCGCCGGGCTTCGGCCGCAAGGAACCCGCCACCACGCTCATCGGCACCGGCCACGCGCGCGTGCTGTCCACCGTGCTCCGCTTCGGCGGCCAGGAGGTTCGCCCACTGTGA
- the rfbC gene encoding dTDP-4-dehydrorhamnose 3,5-epimerase has protein sequence MRAVPVPAIAGAYLFEPTPHVDERGFFSRTFDREVVRSAGIDPDSFAQDSLSRSTKGVVRGMHLRSGAGEAKLVRCSYGEVFDVVVDLRPGSPTYRNQEYFELSGRTQVSLYIPAGCAHGFQALTDPADVSYRIDRPHEKSEDVTIAFDDPELAIPWPVPITLISERDKQAPTLAEALKMSR, from the coding sequence ATGAGAGCCGTCCCGGTGCCGGCGATCGCCGGCGCGTACCTGTTCGAACCCACCCCGCACGTGGACGAGCGCGGCTTCTTCAGCCGCACGTTCGACCGCGAGGTGGTCCGGTCGGCGGGCATCGACCCGGACTCGTTCGCCCAGGACAGCCTTTCCCGCTCCACCAAGGGCGTCGTGCGCGGGATGCACCTGCGCTCGGGTGCGGGCGAGGCCAAGCTCGTCCGCTGCTCCTACGGCGAGGTGTTCGACGTCGTGGTCGACCTCCGCCCCGGTTCCCCGACCTACCGGAACCAGGAGTACTTCGAGCTGTCCGGGCGCACGCAGGTCTCGCTCTACATCCCCGCGGGCTGCGCGCACGGCTTCCAGGCCCTGACCGATCCCGCCGACGTCTCCTACCGGATCGACCGGCCGCACGAGAAGTCCGAAGACGTCACGATCGCCTTCGACGACCCCGAACTGGCCATCCCGTGGCCCGTCCCGATCACGTTGATCTCCGAGCGCGACAAGCAGGCGCCGACGCTCGCCGAAGCACTGAAGATGTCGAGGTAA
- a CDS encoding right-handed parallel beta-helix repeat-containing protein, with translation MKIRWALLGVLSPLLLVACSPSTTQDKPSAAAAAAPASASTAAVCDKERAGPAAAPAGAVAVDPNVVGDLIAKTKAGPAGTTFWLAPGTHRLGSGNYDQVMPKDGDVYVGAPGAIVDGGHVNQYAFTGHAQNVRIQHLTVQDFDAPHDEGVVNHDSGDGWVIEDNTVQHNSGAALMAGARQQVIGNCLRENGQYGMNAYKGDGTITGLVVQGNEIAGNNTDDWETKSPGCGCSGGIKFWAVNGADVRGNWVHDNRGVALWADTNNNDFLIEGNVIENNDSAAIEYETSYNATIRDNTIRRNNWVDGRKYADRGDSFPIATIYISESGGEPRVPARTASLDIEGNVLQDNWSGITLWENADRFCNSPANTSSGTCTLVQPDAAKCAQPGIATEPLYSDCRWKTKNVDIHDNRFELDPAVVNCQVTCGRMALLSNYGTYPDWSPYQGDVVQEAITSNQHNQWHDNTYSGPWTFVSSDTSQILDSFQWQGAQQQDQGSTFTKGG, from the coding sequence GTGAAGATCCGCTGGGCACTCCTCGGCGTGCTGAGCCCGCTGCTGCTGGTTGCCTGCAGTCCATCGACCACACAGGACAAACCCTCCGCGGCAGCCGCCGCGGCCCCGGCTTCGGCTTCGACGGCCGCCGTGTGCGACAAGGAGCGCGCGGGCCCGGCAGCCGCGCCTGCCGGCGCGGTCGCCGTGGACCCGAACGTCGTCGGCGACCTCATCGCCAAGACGAAGGCCGGCCCGGCCGGCACCACGTTCTGGCTCGCCCCCGGCACCCACCGGCTCGGCAGCGGGAACTACGACCAGGTCATGCCCAAGGACGGCGACGTCTACGTGGGGGCGCCGGGCGCGATCGTCGACGGCGGGCACGTCAACCAGTACGCCTTCACCGGGCACGCGCAGAACGTGCGCATCCAGCACCTGACCGTGCAGGACTTCGACGCCCCGCACGACGAGGGCGTGGTCAACCACGACTCCGGCGACGGCTGGGTGATCGAGGACAACACGGTGCAGCACAACAGCGGCGCCGCGCTGATGGCCGGTGCCCGTCAGCAGGTGATCGGCAACTGCCTGCGCGAGAACGGCCAGTACGGCATGAACGCCTACAAGGGCGACGGCACCATCACCGGGCTCGTCGTCCAGGGCAACGAGATCGCCGGCAACAACACCGACGACTGGGAGACCAAGAGCCCCGGCTGCGGCTGCAGCGGCGGCATCAAGTTCTGGGCCGTCAACGGCGCCGACGTGCGCGGCAACTGGGTGCACGACAACCGCGGCGTCGCCCTGTGGGCGGACACGAACAACAACGACTTCCTCATCGAGGGCAACGTCATCGAGAACAACGACAGCGCCGCGATCGAGTACGAGACCAGCTACAACGCGACCATCCGCGACAACACGATCCGCCGGAACAACTGGGTCGACGGCCGCAAGTACGCCGACCGCGGCGACAGCTTCCCCATCGCCACCATCTACATCTCCGAGTCCGGCGGCGAGCCCCGCGTCCCCGCCCGCACGGCGAGCCTCGACATCGAGGGCAACGTGCTGCAGGACAACTGGTCCGGGATCACACTGTGGGAGAACGCCGACCGGTTCTGCAACAGTCCCGCGAACACCTCGTCCGGCACCTGCACCCTCGTCCAGCCCGACGCGGCGAAATGCGCGCAGCCCGGTATCGCGACGGAGCCGCTGTACAGCGACTGCCGGTGGAAGACGAAGAACGTGGACATCCACGACAACCGGTTCGAGCTCGATCCCGCCGTCGTGAACTGCCAGGTGACCTGCGGGCGGATGGCGCTGCTGTCGAACTACGGCACCTACCCGGACTGGTCCCCGTACCAGGGCGACGTGGTCCAGGAGGCCATCACGTCGAACCAGCACAACCAGTGGCACGACAACACCTACAGCGGCCCGTGGACCTTCGTCAGCTCCGACACGAGCCAGATCCTGGACTCCTTCCAGTGGCAGGGGGCCCAGCAGCAGGACCAGGGCAGCACGTTCACCAAGGGGGGCTGA
- a CDS encoding bi-domain-containing oxidoreductase, translating into MKQVVQNYKSGELALLDVAAPACKPGGVLVRTAFSLISTGTELMKVSEASMSMVGKARSRPDQVAKVMQSVATNGVGATYRKVMNKLDSYTPLGYSLAGVVEEVGAGIEDVAVGDLVACAGNEHALHSELNWVPKHLYARVPAGLDPRHAAFGTVGSIAMQGVRRGEPQLGDIALVIGLGLIGQLVVQLLTASGVRVLGVDPDPGRCELAGRLGALVCSTPGSGIVDTAVGELTDGHGVDQVYLAAGGSTNEPVELAARLSRDRGRVIDIGKCRLDLPWNAYYEKELDVRFSRSYGPGRYDPSYELEGRDYPIGYVRWTERRNIECFLDLAARGRVDVEPLITHVAGFSTAVETYQRLNDGELKAVAVLFRYPQEAPAVTEPVLASAPVPSPVRTAHPMGRVRVGFVGAGNYASSMLLPHLAERGDVELKQVATTSALSGANARRKFGFAEATTDVDGLLDDDSIDAVFVVTRHSSHAELTRRALLAGKAVFVEKPLALSEAEVGKILAAIEESGNDRLQVGFNRRFAPLLNEAKTQFGKRIGPASVRYLVNAGRLEAGSWYNQADTEGTRFAGEGGHFVDTVSWLLGEDPVSVYACGTPGQQDLQIVLRYPDGSTATISYATSGSTGFQKETLDLLADGKVLRFDDFLRTSVFSRKKWSSPRIPKGRDKGQKSEVDAFVDAVASGGPMPVPLDSLVSTTLATLAVNTSLATGVPVRIEVPS; encoded by the coding sequence GTGAAGCAGGTAGTGCAGAACTACAAGAGCGGGGAGCTGGCGCTCCTCGACGTGGCGGCGCCGGCGTGCAAGCCCGGTGGCGTGCTGGTGCGGACCGCCTTCTCGCTGATCTCCACGGGCACCGAGCTGATGAAGGTGTCCGAGGCGAGCATGTCGATGGTCGGCAAGGCCCGCTCGCGCCCGGACCAGGTCGCGAAGGTCATGCAGAGCGTGGCCACGAACGGCGTCGGCGCGACCTATCGCAAGGTGATGAACAAGCTGGACTCCTATACGCCGCTGGGTTACTCGCTCGCCGGTGTGGTGGAAGAGGTCGGTGCCGGCATCGAGGACGTGGCGGTCGGCGACCTCGTCGCGTGCGCGGGCAACGAGCACGCGCTGCACTCGGAGCTGAACTGGGTGCCCAAGCACCTCTACGCGCGGGTGCCCGCCGGGCTGGACCCGCGGCACGCGGCGTTCGGCACCGTCGGCTCGATCGCGATGCAGGGCGTCCGCCGGGGCGAGCCGCAGCTGGGCGACATCGCGCTGGTGATCGGGCTCGGCCTGATCGGACAGCTCGTCGTGCAACTGCTCACCGCGTCCGGCGTGCGCGTCCTCGGCGTCGATCCCGACCCGGGCCGCTGCGAGCTGGCCGGGCGGCTCGGCGCACTCGTGTGCAGCACGCCGGGTTCGGGGATCGTGGACACCGCGGTCGGCGAGCTGACCGACGGGCACGGCGTGGACCAGGTGTACCTGGCGGCGGGCGGCAGCACGAACGAGCCGGTGGAGCTGGCCGCGCGGCTGTCCCGCGACCGCGGGCGGGTGATCGACATCGGCAAGTGCCGGCTCGACCTGCCGTGGAACGCGTACTACGAGAAGGAACTGGACGTCCGGTTCTCCCGCTCCTACGGTCCGGGCCGCTACGACCCGTCGTACGAGCTCGAAGGCCGCGACTACCCCATCGGCTACGTGCGCTGGACCGAGCGCCGCAACATCGAGTGCTTCCTCGACCTGGCGGCGCGCGGGCGCGTCGACGTCGAGCCGCTGATCACGCACGTCGCCGGCTTCTCGACCGCGGTGGAGACGTACCAGCGGCTCAACGACGGTGAGCTGAAGGCCGTCGCCGTGTTGTTCCGGTATCCGCAGGAGGCGCCGGCCGTGACGGAACCGGTGCTGGCCTCGGCCCCGGTGCCCTCCCCCGTGCGCACCGCGCATCCGATGGGCCGGGTCCGGGTCGGGTTCGTCGGCGCGGGCAACTACGCCTCGTCGATGCTGCTGCCGCACCTGGCCGAGCGGGGCGACGTCGAGCTGAAGCAGGTCGCCACCACCTCCGCGCTCTCGGGGGCCAACGCGCGCCGCAAGTTCGGCTTCGCCGAAGCGACCACGGACGTCGACGGGTTGCTCGACGACGACTCGATCGACGCGGTATTCGTGGTGACGCGGCACAGTTCGCACGCCGAGCTGACCCGCCGGGCGTTGCTCGCCGGCAAAGCCGTCTTCGTCGAGAAACCGCTCGCGCTGTCCGAGGCCGAGGTCGGCAAGATCCTCGCCGCGATCGAGGAGTCCGGCAACGACCGGCTGCAGGTCGGGTTCAACCGCCGCTTCGCACCACTGCTGAACGAGGCGAAGACGCAGTTCGGCAAGCGCATCGGGCCGGCCTCCGTGCGGTACCTGGTCAACGCCGGTCGGCTGGAGGCGGGCAGCTGGTACAACCAGGCCGACACCGAGGGCACCCGGTTCGCGGGCGAGGGCGGGCACTTCGTCGACACGGTGAGCTGGCTGCTCGGCGAGGACCCGGTGTCGGTCTACGCCTGCGGCACGCCGGGACAGCAGGACCTGCAGATCGTCCTGCGCTACCCGGACGGCTCGACCGCGACGATCTCCTACGCCACCAGCGGTTCCACGGGCTTCCAGAAGGAGACCCTCGACCTGCTGGCGGACGGCAAGGTGCTCAGGTTCGACGACTTCCTGCGCACGTCGGTGTTCTCGCGCAAGAAGTGGTCGAGCCCGCGCATCCCCAAGGGTCGTGACAAGGGCCAGAAGTCCGAAGTGGACGCGTTCGTCGACGCCGTCGCCTCCGGCGGCCCGATGCCCGTGCCACTGGACTCCCTGGTGTCGACCACCCTGGCCACGCTGGCGGTGAACACCAGCCTCGCCACGGGTGTTCCGGTGCGAATCGAGGTGCCGTCATGA
- a CDS encoding O-antigen ligase domain-containing protein — protein sequence MALTQLAPQVTATERTPRAVAVAWGLLILNTLGSTGAQTVIPLPRSVIQLVTMGALITAFALALVVNLKLRIRPSAYLLLLSLLLVVGILSSAHLEAGLGALFRCFRLAVFVGTLWLLTRWWNGSTNFVRFHIKAYGVVLLTVAVGLAIAPGKALPGIYGGRLAGAIWPLTPPQIGQYAAVISGLALLLWLGKRIDRRSALIISIPAIALLMLTHTRTATLGLIIGLLVALLSLGLTSARARRVFAWFGLIAAFSVIALGSLLQAWFLRGQSEDNFSTLTGRAKVWDALLNAPRTVGENLFGIGLGDKSYDGLPIDNSWLAVFHEQGLVGCALVAAFLLVLAGVAALRPPSLERACAIFLIVYCISASYTEAGLGDASPYLLHLAVAGSLLARPARPEVS from the coding sequence ATGGCGCTGACACAGCTCGCACCACAGGTCACCGCCACCGAGCGCACGCCACGCGCGGTCGCGGTGGCGTGGGGACTGCTGATCCTCAACACGCTGGGCTCCACCGGCGCCCAGACCGTCATCCCGCTGCCGCGCTCGGTCATCCAGCTGGTCACGATGGGCGCACTGATCACCGCGTTCGCGCTGGCGCTCGTGGTGAACCTCAAGCTGCGCATCCGGCCGAGCGCGTACCTGCTGCTGCTCAGCCTGCTGCTGGTGGTCGGCATCCTCTCCAGCGCGCACCTGGAGGCCGGGCTCGGCGCGCTCTTCCGGTGTTTCCGGCTCGCGGTGTTCGTCGGCACCCTGTGGCTGCTCACCCGGTGGTGGAACGGCAGCACGAACTTCGTCCGGTTCCACATCAAGGCCTACGGCGTGGTGCTGCTGACCGTCGCGGTCGGCCTCGCGATCGCCCCGGGCAAGGCGTTGCCGGGCATCTACGGCGGGCGGCTCGCGGGCGCGATCTGGCCGCTCACCCCGCCGCAGATCGGCCAGTACGCGGCGGTCATCTCGGGGCTGGCGCTGTTGCTGTGGCTGGGCAAGCGGATCGACCGGCGCAGCGCGCTGATCATCTCGATCCCGGCGATCGCGTTGCTGATGCTGACGCACACCCGGACCGCCACCCTCGGCCTGATCATCGGGCTGCTCGTCGCGCTGCTGTCGCTCGGGCTGACCAGCGCCCGGGCGCGGCGGGTGTTCGCGTGGTTCGGGCTGATCGCGGCGTTCTCGGTGATCGCGCTGGGCTCGCTGCTGCAGGCGTGGTTCCTGCGCGGGCAGTCCGAGGACAACTTCTCGACGCTCACCGGTCGCGCGAAGGTGTGGGACGCCCTGCTGAACGCGCCACGGACCGTCGGGGAGAACCTCTTCGGCATCGGCCTCGGCGACAAGTCCTACGACGGCCTGCCGATCGACAACAGCTGGCTCGCCGTGTTCCACGAGCAGGGTCTGGTCGGGTGCGCACTGGTCGCGGCGTTCCTGCTGGTGCTGGCCGGGGTCGCGGCCCTGCGGCCGCCGTCGCTGGAGCGGGCGTGCGCGATCTTCCTGATCGTCTACTGCATCTCGGCGTCCTACACCGAGGCCGGGCTGGGCGACGCGTCGCCGTACCTGCTGCACCTGGCCGTGGCGGGTTCGCTGCTGGCCCGTCCCGCCCGTCCGGAGGTTTCGTGA
- a CDS encoding glutamate-1-semialdehyde 2,1-aminomutase, which translates to MDTAHPLPRSRKANQRLHFLIPGGAHTYAKGDDQFPEGMAPVISHGKGAHVWDVDGNEYIEYGAGLRSVSLGHAHPRVIEAVGRELVRGSNFVRPSFLEIEAAERFLATVPTAEMVKFAKNGSDVTTAAVRLARAATGRRLVAVCQDHPFFSTDDWFIGTTPMNAGIPARTTDMTVKFPYGDLAATEEVLRGGDVACLILEAATHAEPAPGYLAGLRDLAHRYGSLLIFDEMITGFRWSDLGAQGLYGVQPDLSTFGKALGNGFAVSALAGRREVMEQGGLRDSRERVFLLSSTHGAETHSLAAAMAVMETYVEEGISARLHALGTRLADGVRAAAVGIGVGEHVLVRGRASNLVFATLDENLQPSPLYRTLFMRQLISGGVLGPSFVVSSALSDEDIDRTVDVVAQACVVYRKALDSGDPTTWLGGRPVQPVFRRYV; encoded by the coding sequence ATGGACACGGCTCATCCGTTGCCGCGGTCGCGCAAGGCGAACCAGCGGCTGCACTTCCTGATCCCCGGTGGCGCCCACACCTACGCCAAGGGCGACGACCAGTTCCCCGAAGGCATGGCGCCCGTCATCTCGCACGGCAAGGGCGCGCACGTGTGGGATGTCGACGGGAACGAGTACATCGAGTACGGCGCAGGGCTCAGGTCCGTCAGCCTCGGGCATGCCCATCCGCGGGTGATCGAGGCCGTCGGGCGTGAGCTGGTGCGTGGTTCCAACTTCGTGCGCCCGAGCTTCCTGGAGATCGAAGCGGCGGAACGGTTCCTCGCGACCGTGCCGACCGCGGAGATGGTGAAGTTCGCCAAGAACGGCTCGGACGTGACCACCGCGGCGGTGCGGCTGGCGCGGGCGGCGACCGGGCGGCGGCTGGTGGCCGTGTGCCAGGACCACCCGTTCTTCTCCACCGACGACTGGTTCATCGGGACCACGCCGATGAACGCCGGCATTCCCGCGCGGACCACGGATATGACGGTCAAGTTCCCCTACGGCGACCTCGCGGCGACCGAGGAGGTCCTGCGCGGCGGCGATGTCGCGTGCCTGATCCTCGAAGCCGCGACGCACGCCGAGCCCGCGCCCGGCTACCTCGCGGGTCTGCGCGACCTCGCGCACAGGTACGGCTCGCTGCTGATCTTCGACGAGATGATCACCGGCTTCCGCTGGTCGGACTTGGGTGCGCAGGGGCTGTACGGGGTGCAGCCGGACCTGTCGACGTTCGGCAAGGCGCTCGGCAACGGGTTCGCGGTGTCGGCACTGGCCGGTCGCCGCGAGGTGATGGAGCAGGGCGGGCTGCGTGACTCGCGCGAACGCGTGTTCCTGCTGTCCAGCACGCACGGCGCCGAAACGCACTCGCTCGCCGCGGCGATGGCCGTGATGGAGACCTACGTCGAGGAAGGCATCTCGGCGCGGCTGCACGCGCTCGGCACCCGGCTCGCCGACGGGGTGCGTGCGGCCGCCGTGGGTATCGGCGTCGGGGAGCACGTGCTGGTGCGCGGGCGCGCGAGCAACCTGGTGTTCGCGACGCTGGACGAGAACCTGCAACCGTCGCCGCTCTACCGGACGTTGTTCATGCGGCAGCTGATCAGCGGCGGGGTGCTCGGGCCGTCGTTCGTGGTCAGCAGCGCTCTGTCGGACGAGGACATCGACCGCACGGTCGACGTGGTCGCGCAGGCGTGTGTCGTGTACCGCAAGGCGCTCGACTCCGGCGACCCGACGACTTGGCTGGGCGGGCGCCCGGTGCAGCCGGTCTTCCGCCGCTACGTCTGA
- a CDS encoding glycosyltransferase family 4 protein — translation MKVLVVHNRYRSEQPSGENNVVDQEVGLLRSAGHDVRLFERRSDDIASMSFVGKATVPLRVPWNSAVRTYLVEQLRADRPDVVHIHNTFPLLSPSVVAACSDARVPAVATLHNYGMVCPPGTLYRDGHVCTSCVGGQPVPAVRHGCYRGSRVATLPMALSTAVNRRRWWSGISRFFCISGAQRELLVSAGMPGESLVVKHNFVDDPALRRELPGEHVLYLGRMTEEKGVRLLMDAWSVADVGMPLVLAGTGPLSDEVASWAAGRADVQYLGLRTKAECQALLARASAVVAPSVWLEAFGLVVVEAMAAGVPAVAPAHGAFPELVDDEVTGLLHPPGDAPALAAALRRVVAPARNRELGDAARLRYEKEFTPSVGLDRLLSGYRAAIG, via the coding sequence GTGAAGGTCCTCGTCGTCCACAACCGGTACCGCTCGGAGCAGCCGAGCGGGGAGAACAACGTCGTCGACCAGGAGGTCGGGCTGCTGCGCTCGGCCGGGCACGACGTGCGGTTGTTCGAGCGGCGCAGCGACGACATCGCGTCGATGTCGTTCGTCGGGAAGGCGACCGTGCCGTTGCGCGTGCCGTGGAACTCGGCGGTGCGCACGTACCTGGTGGAGCAGCTGAGGGCCGATCGGCCGGACGTCGTGCACATCCACAACACGTTCCCGCTGCTGTCGCCGTCGGTCGTAGCCGCGTGTTCGGACGCGCGGGTGCCCGCGGTCGCGACCCTGCACAACTACGGCATGGTCTGCCCGCCGGGGACGCTGTACCGCGACGGGCACGTGTGCACGTCGTGCGTCGGCGGGCAGCCGGTGCCGGCGGTCCGGCACGGCTGTTACCGCGGCTCACGCGTGGCGACGCTGCCGATGGCGTTGTCGACCGCGGTCAACCGGCGCCGCTGGTGGTCGGGGATCTCGCGGTTCTTCTGCATCTCCGGGGCGCAGCGGGAGCTGCTGGTCTCGGCCGGGATGCCCGGCGAGTCCCTGGTGGTGAAGCACAACTTCGTCGACGATCCCGCGCTGCGCCGGGAACTGCCCGGCGAGCACGTGCTGTACCTGGGGCGGATGACGGAGGAGAAGGGCGTCCGGCTGCTGATGGACGCCTGGTCGGTGGCGGACGTCGGCATGCCGCTGGTCCTGGCCGGCACCGGCCCGCTGTCCGACGAGGTGGCTTCGTGGGCCGCCGGTCGCGCCGACGTCCAGTACCTGGGCCTGCGCACGAAGGCGGAGTGCCAGGCGCTGCTGGCCCGCGCGTCGGCGGTGGTGGCGCCGTCGGTGTGGCTGGAGGCGTTCGGCCTGGTGGTCGTCGAGGCGATGGCCGCCGGGGTGCCCGCGGTCGCCCCCGCGCACGGCGCGTTCCCGGAACTGGTCGACGACGAGGTCACCGGCCTGCTGCACCCGCCAGGCGACGCGCCCGCGCTGGCGGCGGCCCTGCGCCGCGTCGTGGCGCCGGCCCGCAACCGCGAGCTGGGTGACGCGGCCCGCCTCCGGTACGAAAAGGAGTTCACCCCGTCCGTCGGCCTGGACCGGTTGTTGTCGGGATACCGGGCAGCGATCGGCTGA
- a CDS encoding phosphatase PAP2 family protein yields the protein MTLVSAPPALTRALRLPLAVGAVVAALVVLVQALAYAGDSSGEWVAPVDGLGGSLRDIALGIDFLGEPVGSVLLLVVLTGGCWLAGRRRSAVLVLVASGVTVGVTTLLKPVVDRTIHGGYLSFPSGHTAFATALALVLALIAADRLQLGPVAGTALVLGVALLAGAVMGWTEVALSAHYPTDAIGGFCTALAVVPPTAWAVDRVPSTRM from the coding sequence GTGACCCTCGTATCCGCGCCACCGGCGTTGACCCGTGCCCTGCGGTTGCCGCTCGCGGTCGGGGCGGTCGTCGCCGCACTCGTGGTGCTCGTCCAGGCGCTGGCCTACGCCGGGGACAGCAGTGGCGAGTGGGTCGCGCCGGTGGACGGGCTGGGCGGGTCACTGCGGGACATCGCGCTCGGCATCGACTTCCTCGGCGAGCCCGTCGGGTCCGTGCTCCTGCTCGTGGTGCTCACCGGCGGCTGCTGGCTGGCCGGGCGGCGCAGGTCGGCCGTGCTGGTGCTGGTCGCGTCCGGCGTCACGGTCGGCGTGACGACCCTGCTCAAACCCGTCGTCGACCGCACGATCCACGGCGGCTACCTGTCCTTCCCGAGCGGCCACACGGCTTTCGCCACCGCGCTGGCGCTGGTACTGGCGCTGATCGCCGCCGACCGGCTGCAACTCGGCCCGGTGGCCGGGACCGCGCTGGTCCTGGGCGTGGCGCTCCTCGCGGGCGCGGTCATGGGCTGGACCGAGGTCGCCCTCAGCGCGCACTACCCGACCGACGCGATCGGCGGCTTCTGCACCGCGCTGGCGGTGGTGCCGCCGACCGCCTGGGCGGTCGACAGGGTTCCTTCCACGCGGATGTAG